ACTGATCGAAGCGGCGGTTTCCGTTTGCAAACAAGCCAAAATTGCCGTACTGCTGCTTCCGGGCATCGGCACTATGCAGGAATTGAAGCAGGCTGCCAATTTGGGCGTCAAAATGGCCCGGATTGCCACTCATGTCACCGAGGCGGATATTTCGGCCCAGCATATTGCATTGGCGAAAGATTTGGGGCTGGAGACCGTCGGATTCTTAATGATGTCTCATATGGCACCGCCGGAAAAGCTGGTTGAGCAGGCGAAACTGATGGAAAGCTACGGTGCTGACACCGTTTACGTGGTGGATTCCGCGGGAGCATTACTTCCGCAAGAAGTGAAAGAGCGGATTCGGGCTCTGCGCCAAAGCCTGAAAATCAATGTTGGTTTCCACGGGCACAACAACTTGTCTCTGGCAATGGCCAATACCTTAGTGGCGATTGAAGAAGGAGCAACCCGAATCGACGGAAGTGTTCGCTGTTTGGGGGCGGGAGCCGGCAACACGCAAACCGAGGTTCTTGTTGCCGTGCTGGACCGTTTGGGCATT
The genomic region above belongs to Effusibacillus lacus and contains:
- the dmpG gene encoding 4-hydroxy-2-oxovalerate aldolase, whose protein sequence is MTAKRDVVITEVCLRDGSHAIAHQFTVEQVVNVAKALDEANVPYIEVSHGDGLAGSSLQYGLSRTNEMELIEAAVSVCKQAKIAVLLLPGIGTMQELKQAANLGVKMARIATHVTEADISAQHIALAKDLGLETVGFLMMSHMAPPEKLVEQAKLMESYGADTVYVVDSAGALLPQEVKERIRALRQSLKINVGFHGHNNLSLAMANTLVAIEEGATRIDGSVRCLGAGAGNTQTEVLVAVLDRLGIQTGIDIYKMMDLAEEIVAPILQVPQEITKDSLVLGYAGVYSSFLLHAQRASKKFGLDSRDILVELGKRKVVGGQEDMIVDVAAEIAGKKAKVSVG